The following is a genomic window from Danaus plexippus chromosome 28, MEX_DaPlex, whole genome shotgun sequence.
ACAGGCCACAGAAGAGCCAGCTGGTCCAGAAGAACGGGAAAGGCGTTAGGAATTTCAGGAATGGGAGAGGATTGTTGGGTGATGTCTGGGATTTGGGTGAAAAAGCCCTGGATGCTGTAGCTGATCATGCTATAGAGAGCGACAATCAAGAAAACGGTCTCGTAGACAGGAGTTCAGTTGAAGGTTTGTGCATGAGCGTAAAGAGGAGTAGTTccttgaataaaaaacaaattaagatACGCTAAGTCACAGTATAGAAGTAtactaattttacttttacaacAATATTACGCAGTCAACATTTTCGTGACGATTCTTTTACGATTCAATTCAGTTTATAATCTACTATTCtgataaattacttaaaataagatgaaaaaatatgtcaaactttctacttaaatataaattttcaaagacGTCttccattattataaatatatatatatatattataattctcatatatatatatatgagaattataataatatccttATCATGAGTTCACAGTCAAACTTGGACGACATTTTCCGCGTTAAAACGGTCCAGTTTGCATGGTAACTAATAGTAAAGCTACTGCAAGTTGTCCCACTATTTCACAGGACGACTATAATTCTATGCACATGCACGAACATGCATGGAAGGTAGCATTCAATGTTGACTAATCAATTTTGAACTCCACTTAGCGTGCGTATCTGAGTTATATGGAGTTGCGGTTGTGTAAAGctcaaattaaatgatatgacagttataaattacgaatattgaATTGTTCACGTTTACGTTTTACTATCAGTTTTTACGTTTTATCGTCTGTttcactataatttttttcgatTTCAATGCCAACGGTTTtgtttgatatgaaaaaaaaattttcattgtcCGCCGGAACTGGGTTGAAATCTATATGAAAACTtcgattaatatatataaatataaaaaaaaaactcaaatattCACTTCCCGTACACACAATACTGAAGCAACGTTTGCCGCCAACGCGTGACAGTCAATACAAACGGAGCGATTACAAAGAAATTGCTAGTTCTCAtgattatttcattgttaaaataatatttttttaattaaaaatacatatatatatatatatatatatatatatacattcatagattaaatttattacaacggAAACAATTAATGGAATCATCCGTGAAGACATAGCCTTATTCGCGATTGTGAAACCGCCCTACAaatccatataaatataatctcgcaaataaaaatttatttttatacattatttaaattttattaaaagaaaatcataaacataaaaaaacataatgagaaagtggtatatatatatatatatatataccactTTCTTTAACTATGAGATATTGCACGCtctaagtatttaaatagacagttaatatatttgcatGTCATATAGAGAGCACTTCTTAAATAGAGTAATTCTATGGAGAAAGTACTAGGTAAATACATAACGTATATTAACTGTAAACCTTCAATGACCTTCTAGAACAGAGAGGtaaaaagaagaagaaaaagaaggCCATCTTGAAGCTGCTTATCCTTGGTGCTGTACTGAAAGCGAAAATCGGAACCTTGCTACAGATACTGTCTTTTAAATTGCAGGTTCGTTAATGTATCGGATAAGGCATCTGTATATAAAtgcatatatttctttaaatttaatattaaataataaataatttgtatatgaaccttttatatagaacaaggaaatatataacctctttatatatatatatatatatatatataaagaggtTATATattggttatatatatatatatatatatatatatatatattaattatattatattaatatcagtgTCGTAACCCCAGGtgaaattctttataatcGCGCTCATCGGACTCGGAATAAACCTGGCGAGGTTCTGGGTGGAGCTGAAGAACAAACACCAGCAACAGCCTCAAAAGGTAACaaagataagataagataagataagttttaagttgaattaaaagttgaatgatacacatatatttttagttgctcgtcaaaaagaaataaatattgaatctataattaaatgtaacagtTAAGTTTAATgtttcagttaaaatattttgtagaagttaagttaatgttatatttgcgAATATTATATAGGTGGCTACTCGATTTTACGTTAACTTAAACATACgaactaaaataaacaaacagtcACAGATCCTACCACATGGTATTAGTGTTAGGATACACCTATAACTCTCCGTGTGcagttttaatgataaaagtttataaaaacggACACACTGTCAGTTAAAAGTATAACGAGATATGAAGATCCGTGTCAAAGAGACTCTCGATAAATAGAAACTTCACACGCCGtacgataatattaaatatgacagacatacatataaatatattacttcatTCGTGtctatttacacaaaaaaaacttcGGCTAAACAAGCAGTTAAAATGTGGTTCAAACAGACGGTTTTTAACTTTCAAACTATCAAGAATGTGCCACGTAATagtttatttcactttagatGAAATTGAAATCGGTCAAAATTAgatcgaaatttaaaaaaaaaaaatctttaaatacatCATTACTgagaataaacaaataaatctatgTCGTCATCTGTTTGGCTTAGCGTTAAAATACGTACATGCTGCGGCTAAGCCTCTAATATAAAACTCGATTCTTTAGATAGCACGAGATTTGGAACAAAGTTATCACACCATCGCCATTTGCAggcattttcattaaaaaaaaaagttcaattATATTAGACGGCAACGAACTAAAGACGTTATGCTCACTTATTTgccatcaaaattaaaattatataaatcttttataactttcaataGCGTTAGTATCAGCCTGTTTATATAGAAAtgctatcaaaaaaaataacatcctCTACAcgcacataaaatataattttatctctaATGAAAGCTGATCAGACCGATGATGAGGTGTATTAGGGTCAGAGGGTCACATTATAAGGTCAGAGAAAGTCACCTCGTGGCGGAAGCCACCCGTAGTTTAGCGCCTTAAAGTAATTACGACCGCGTATATGTTAAAATCTGTATGTTACACTTAACtttcactattttatatagttttttgaataatataaatgaggtTTCATATTAACTGGCGTGCAGTCTCGAGTGGGACCGGGTTTAAGAACTAGTTTAGCTGCAACGGGCGGTGTGGGAAAAACCAAAACTACGGAATTCTTTGTTACAAACCGGTCACTTTCAAGCTAATGTCAGAGACAGACGAAATTTGCAACATTAGATCCGATCTCGCAATTTAAGATGACTGTACGTTTGTACAAAACTTTCTCTGGCGGAAAATTTCTTCCAAACAATCTCGTGATTCTGACGCTGGACTATATTAACTTTATGTAACGACGTATAAATAAGCTTACTACAAGtaacttatttaatgatagcacaaaaaaatatacttatattcaaCTAAAATTCGTTAGTGTTGATTTGAGAATCCGTAGTTATGTGcttagtttaaatgaaactaatattttgagGATAACTAcgcgatttttattatttaaaactacattctCCCGACGTTTCTGTTACTATGAGTATGCAGCACCCGTGATaacggttttattaaaacaaatactagCGAAAGTATTATATCTCATTATTGTGTGCTTAGTCCAAATATTCCATGTATACGAAATTTTCTCGTTTCCCGTTCAATGTTTCGTATCCTTAACACGTGTTTCTTAAAGTTCCAACGAAAACCGTCATCCCAGAGTTTGACCTACGACTATAAAGTTacgttaataaaattgtctacGTAAACAAAGCGATAGACTAGTTAacattgacattatttttaatctatctaAAGTGATATTACCTAATATGACCCCAAAAACCTATTTCGTGACAGACAGCTACACCTTCAAACTGTCGGTATTTACGTTAGCAACTCGAACTCGGAATAGACAGTTATATAAATGTCCACAGTTAAGTATACACAGTTATTTACTTATTCAGCATTAAACAATCCTTActcataactatatatatctgAATTTAATAGCATTctcaatattcttatatatatataacaactcTGAAGGCATTCcactttcatatatttgtgtttCAAGGTCACGCGTTGAATCAAACAGGTCtgaatcaatgtttttttttatcatctatCCGTCCATTGCGTAATTCTTCAGTATTGATATCagttaatgatttaaatacttattccGTACACCGCACGTAATgtacgtaaatatatatatatattagacgtatatatatatacgtaataatTTACGTTTTTTACGCTCTCCACTACTTTGTACTGTCACACTTTACGCTAATCGTTCAGCGTTACAACTTACAAGTTAAATAAACTGTGTCATACAAACCGAATGAATTAAAGTTGAGCTAAGCGTTTagttagtattttataacacagaCTAAGGACTATATAAATTACCCAGTTAGTACTTACTACACTTTCACGTTAAACAAACGTATACGGAATCTTATCTAACTAAATTTAATCTACTGTGACCAGGTAATCTATTACGAACACGCTCAGCATCAGCACCACTACGAGCACGAGGAAGAGCCAGGCTGGGGACCCTGGTCCAGGAGTATAGAACCGGAGGTAGTCTTCACTGTAGCAACTCCTATATTAATAACTAGCTAAGATCGAGgcttcattcatatatatataattatttaattatatctcgCTTCTAAAACAAAAGCCTAACTTGCCTTTCATCAGCTATCCGCCAGTGAAAGTTCGGTCTAAATCGATCCAGCATTTAATTTGTCAGCCagaacatacatacatggaTGAAATAAcacagatttttaatatataactataagatatattaaataaataaaacattctttaaCAGGAAAACGAAGGCGAGTTGGGCGTCAAAAATTCGCCTTACAGAGGTCAAGAGAACAACGCACAGTCATACCCGACGAGACCCCTCCTAACACTGTCAtgagttaattatattaagagcTAAGTTTAATCTAAACCTTTCGTTATATTTGTCgttctgtttattttgtatggtgttaatttattgtatgaatggaatattaaattattatttttttaatatgacttttaattatttaccattACATGAGGGTAGTGCGAGAACAACTTGTAACCGCTGATAtagataaatgtaatttaattattatatagccATTATTTTCTAGACTAAATAGGCTCTAGGCTCGTAAATTTACAGCCTGTATATCTATTCGTTGCCTTTATGACAAATTTATAGTTGGTAATATTGACAAACTAAGACACAagtacaagaaataaaaaatctattattctAGTGCGGATTAGACTTATTTTTGTCCGCGACTTTACCCATTAAACCTCTTAATTGGTCTCGGagagaaaaatatagattaaaccGTAAGACATTGCTGACAGTGACAGCTATAATTTATGTCATGTGACGTCACGGGAAATACGTCA
Proteins encoded in this region:
- the LOC116776259 gene encoding uncharacterized protein LOC116776259, producing the protein MASKKIFLIIFMLYISNVRSDSLIERSYEYFKGLSKNVAPSLMSILNCFGEDDAWVCAKEKAGRILDSWDEEVNKQRRSWQEEADKEVTSSGRSFEEMPSKLGQEIEGALVSASDLVQHSMARALSKRHDGIDSVSIETDSKKRMEKNRPQKSQLVQKNGKGVRNFRNGRGLLGDVWDLGEKALDAVADHAIESDNQENGLVDRSSVEEQRGKKKKKKKAILKLLILGAVLKAKIGTLLQILSFKLQVKFFIIALIGLGINLARFWVELKNKHQQQPQKVIYYEHAQHQHHYEHEEEPGWGPWSRSIEPEENEGELGVKNSPYRGQENNAQSYPTRPLLTLS